The proteins below are encoded in one region of Bacteroidales bacterium:
- a CDS encoding RecX family transcriptional regulator has translation MSENDFQKYLNRAMTYCAYKEKCEHDVRTKLKEWGAKDEMHDVIIDYLSANKFVDNQRYTNAYVNDAVKLKLWGRIKIRAMLKMKNIPDWIINQSFREIDETEYRKALTKLLQTKIKSKTLTDIEKQKIVKSMYSRGYEPEIVFEMIDVIESN, from the coding sequence ATGAGCGAAAACGATTTTCAAAAATATCTGAACAGGGCTATGACATATTGTGCATACAAGGAAAAGTGCGAACACGATGTCAGAACTAAGCTCAAAGAATGGGGAGCCAAAGATGAAATGCATGATGTTATTATCGACTATCTTTCAGCAAACAAATTCGTTGACAATCAGCGCTATACAAATGCATATGTTAACGATGCAGTAAAACTAAAACTGTGGGGGCGAATAAAAATAAGGGCAATGCTGAAAATGAAAAATATTCCCGATTGGATTATCAATCAATCGTTCCGAGAGATTGACGAAACTGAATACCGCAAAGCTTTAACCAAACTACTGCAAACAAAAATAAAATCTAAGACGCTAACCGATATTGAAAAACAGAAAATTGTAAAGTCGATGTATAGCCGCGGTTATGAGCCTGAGATAGTGTTTGAGATGATTGACGTAATAGAAAGCAATTGA